From Streptomyces sp. HUAS MG91, the proteins below share one genomic window:
- a CDS encoding gas vesicle protein K — MARIEIEQDTVERDLMKLVLTVVELLRQLMERQAIRRFDTGDLTEDQEERIGLTLMLLEDRMAELRDRYDLRPEDLNIDLGPLGPLLPRS, encoded by the coding sequence GTGGCGCGTATCGAGATCGAGCAGGACACGGTCGAGCGCGATCTGATGAAACTGGTCCTCACGGTCGTCGAGCTGCTGCGGCAGCTCATGGAGCGGCAGGCGATCCGCCGCTTCGACACCGGCGATCTGACGGAGGACCAGGAGGAGCGGATCGGGCTCACCCTGATGCTCCTGGAGGACCGGATGGCCGAACTCAGGGACCGCTACGACCTGCGGCCCGAGGACCTGAACATCGACCTCGGACCGCTGGGACCGCTACTGCCCAGGAGCTGA